The Corvus moneduloides isolate bCorMon1 chromosome 28, bCorMon1.pri, whole genome shotgun sequence genome contains a region encoding:
- the MFSD12 gene encoding major facilitator superfamily domain-containing protein 12 isoform X1 — MAESPQSPAAPGPALPLRARLSFACGHFLNDACSALWFTYLLPFLHAVLGYGHGAAGALLLAGQAADGLCTPLLGFEADRAHGCGRYGRRKGWHLAGTTCVLVSFPFVFSPCLACRESTPQWAAFIYYLPFIVIFQFGWAATQVSHLALIPELVSSDHGKVELTAFRYAFTVMANITVYGLTWLLLNFQTDQPDHMEHLGPQDIPVFRNLALIVVGLGAVFSLIFHLGTKEKPYPPRVRLEPEESTPLLHKEPPGPLLLWKDWLLEPSFYQVAVLYMATRLIVNLSQTYIAMYLTNSLLLSKKYIATIPLVMYVSGFLSSFLMKPVNKWIGRNLTYFVGILVVLAFASWVALARPVGDEIYGLAVLLGAGSATILVTSLSMTADLIGTNTHSSAFVYGAMSFTDKMANGLAVMAIQNLHPCPTELCCPACVGFYRWVMVLVTGGIAVAAVATLCCIMVWPIRIRYGPSGAAVGALSSLGWLRPRSQGNPHAAGAVGLQGLSSARTPESSTRGAEGESRSSTIN, encoded by the exons ATGGCGGAGTCCCCGCAGTccccggcggccccgggcccggcgctgccgctgcGGGCGCGGCTCAGCTTCGCGTGCGGGCACTTCCTGAACGACGCGTGCTCGGCGCTGTGGTTCACCTacctgctgcctttcctgcaCGCCGTGCTGGGCTACGGGCACGGCGCGGCTGGCGCGCTGCTGCTCGCCGGGCAGGCGGCCGACGGGCTCTGCACGCCCCTGCTCGGCTTCGAGGCCGACCGAGCCCACGGCTGCGGCCGCTACGGGCGCAGGAAGGGCTGGCACCTGGCCG GCACCACCTGTGTCCTCGTGTCCTTTCCCTTTGTCTTTAGCCCCTGCCTGGCCTGCAGGGAGAGCACTCCACAGTGGGCAGCCTTCATCTACTACCTCCCCTTCATCGTCATCTTCCAGTTTGGCTGGGCGGCCACACAGGTGTCCCACCTGGCCCTCATCCCCGAGCTGGTGAGCAGTGACCATGGGAAGGTGGAGCTCACGGCTTTCAG GTATGCCTTCACCGTCATGGCCAACATCACTGTCTATGGCCTGACCTGGCTCCTGCTGAACTTCCAGACGGACCAGCCCGACCACATGGAGCACCTGGGCCCCCAGGACATCCCCGTGTTTCGG AACTTGGCCCTCAtcgtggtggggctgggggccgTGTTCTCCCTCATCTTCCACCTGGGCACCAAGGAGAAGCCATACCCACCAAGGGTGCGGCTCGAGCCAGAGGAGAGCACCCCGCTGCTGCACAAGGAACCCCCAGGCCCCTTGCTGCTCTGGAAGGACTGGCTGCTGGAGCCCTCCTTCTACCAG GTCGCGGTGCTTTACATGGCCACCCGCCTCATCGTCAACCTGTCCCAGACCTACATCGCCATGTACCTGACCAACTCGCTGCTGCTCTCCAAG AAGTACATTGCCACCATTCCCCTAGTGATGTACGTCAGTGGGTTCCTCTCCTCATTCCTCATGAAGCCTGTGAACAAATGGATCGGTCGGAAT ctgaCTTACTTTGTGGGCATCCTGGTGGTCCTGGCCTTCGCCTCCTGGGTGGCCCTGGCCAGGCCGGTGGGAGATGAGATCTACGGGCTGGCCGTGTTGCTCGGGGCCGGCTCAGCCACCATCCTGGTCACCTCCCTGTCCATGACTGCAGATCTCATTGGCACCAACACG CACAGCAGCGCGTTTGTCTACGGTGCCATGAGCTTCACGGACAAGATGGCCAATGGCCTGGCTGTGATGGCAATCCAGAACCTGCACCCCTGCCC gactgagctgtgctgccctgcctgtgtTGGCTTCTACCGCTGGGTGATGGTGCTGGTCACCGGCGGCATCGCCGTTGCCGCTGTTGCCACTCTCTGCTGCATCATGGTGTGGCCCATCCGGATCCGCT ATGGCCCCAGTGGGGCAGCGGTGGGAGCCCTGTCTTCACTGGGCTGGCTGCGGCCACGCTCGCAGGGGAACCCTCATG cagcaggtgctgttggcctgcaggggctgagcagcgCCAGGACCCCCGAAAGCAGCACCAGGGGCGCTGAGGGAGAGAGCCGGAGCAGCACCATCAACTGA
- the FZR1 gene encoding fizzy-related protein homolog → MDQDYERRLLRQINIQNENTMPCVAEMRRTLTPSNSPMSSPSKHGDRFIPSRAGANWSINFHRINENEKSPSQNRKAKDATSDSGKDGLAYSALLKNELLGAGIEKVQDPQTEDRRLQPSTPEKKSLFTYSLSTKRSSPDDGNEVSPYSLSPVSNKSQKLLRSPRKPTRKISKIPFKVLDAPELQDDFYLNLVDWSSLNVLSVGLGTCVYLWSACTSQVTRLCDLSVEGDSVTSVGWSERGNLVAVGTHKGFVQIWDAAAGKKLSMLEGHTARVGALAWNADQLSSGSRDRMILQRDIRTPPLQSERRLQGHRQEVCGLKWSTDHQLLASGGNDNKLLVWNHSSLSPVQQYTEHLAAVKAIAWSPHQHGLLASGGGTADRCIRFWNTLTGQPLQCIDTGSQVCNLAWSKHANELVSTHGYSQNQILVWKYPSLTQVAKLTGHSYRVLYLAMSPDGEAIVTGAGDETLRFWNVFSKTRSTKESVSVLNLFTRIR, encoded by the exons ATGGATCAGGACTACGAGAGACGTCTCCTACGCCAAATCAACATACAGAATGAGAACACAATGCCTTGT GTAGCAGAGATGAGAAGAACCTTGACCCCTTCCAATTCTCCAATGTCTTCTCCTAGTAAGCATGGTGACAGATTCATTCCCTCAAGAGCTGGGGCCAACTGGAGCATCAACTTCCACAGAATAAAT gaaaatgaaaaatcaccaagccaaaacagaaaagcaaaggatgCTACATCAGACAGTGGCAAAG ATGGCCTTGCCTACTCTGCCTTGCTGAAGAATGAACTCTTGGGAGCTGGGATTGAGAAGGTGCAGGACCCCCAGACAGAGgacaggaggctgcagccatcCACCCCAGAGAAGAAGTCTCTCTTCACT TACTCACTCAGCACAAAACGCTCCAGCCCCGATGATGGCAACGAGGTCTCACCCTATTCCCTGTCTCCTGTCAGCAACAAAAG TCAGAAGCTGCTAAGATCACCTCGAAAACCAACTCGGAAAATCTCCAAGATTCCTTTCAAAGTGCTGGAcgccccagagctgcaggatgacTTCTACCTGAACCTGGTGGACTGGTCTTCTCTTAATGTCCTCAGCGTTGGCCTTGGGACTTGTGTTTACCTGTGGAGTGCTTGTACAAGTCAG GTGACCCGGCTGTGTGACCTCTCTGTGGAAGGCGATTCCGTGACGTCCGTGGGCTGGTCAGAGCGG GGGAACCTGGTGGCTGTTGGTACTCACAAGGGCTTTGTGCAGATCTGGGatgcagctgcaggaaagaagCTCTCCATGCTGGAGGGACACACAGCCAGAGTCG GTGCCTTGGCGTGGAACGCGGACCAGCTCTCCTCCGGGAGCCGGGACAGGATGATCCTGCAGCGGGACATCCGCACCCCACCCCTGCAGTCTGAGCGGCGGCTCCAGGGACACAGGCAGGAGGTCTGTGGGCTCAAATGGTCCACAGACCACCAGCTCCTGGCCTCTGGAGGGAATGATAATAAG ctcctTGTCTGGAATCACTCCAGCCTGAGCCCTGTCCAACAATACACAGAGCACCTGGCAGCAGTCAAAGCCATCGCCTGGTCTCCACACCAGCACGGGCTCCTGGCCTCGGGTGGGGGCACAGCTGACCGCTGCATCCGCTTCTGGAACACACTGACGGGGCAGCCCCTGCAGTGCATCGACACCGGGTCCCAGGTGTGCAACCTGGCCTGGTCCAAACACGCCAATGAGCTG GTGAGCACCCATGGATACTCCCAGAACCAGATCCTCGTCTGGAAATACCCCTCGTTAACTCAAGTAGCAAAGCTCACAGGGCACTCCTATCGAGTCCTGTATCTG GCAATGTCCCCTGATGGGGAGGCCATTGTCACAGGAGCTGGAGACGAAACCTTGCGCTTCTGGAACGTCTTCAGTAAAACTCGCTCGACGAAG GAGTCTGTATCTGTGCTCAACCTCTTCACCAGGATACGATAA
- the MFSD12 gene encoding major facilitator superfamily domain-containing protein 12 isoform X3, translating to MAESPQSPAAPGPALPLRARLSFACGHFLNDACSALWFTYLLPFLHAVLGYGHGAAGALLLAGQAADGLCTPLLGFEADRAHGCGRYGRRKGWHLAGTTCVLVSFPFVFSPCLACRESTPQWAAFIYYLPFIVIFQFGWAATQVSHLALIPELVSSDHGKVELTAFRYAFTVMANITVYGLTWLLLNFQTDQPDHMEHLGPQDIPVFRNLALIVVGLGAVFSLIFHLGTKEKPYPPRVRLEPEESTPLLHKEPPGPLLLWKDWLLEPSFYQVAVLYMATRLIVNLSQTYIAMYLTNSLLLSKKYIATIPLVMYVSGFLSSFLMKPVNKWIGRNLTYFVGILVVLAFASWVALARPVGDEIYGLAVLLGAGSATILVTSLSMTADLIGTNTHSSAFVYGAMSFTDKMANGLAVMAIQNLHPCPTELCCPACVGFYRWVMVLVTGGIAVAAVATLCCIMVWPIRIRSGAVGLQGLSSARTPESSTRGAEGESRSSTIN from the exons ATGGCGGAGTCCCCGCAGTccccggcggccccgggcccggcgctgccgctgcGGGCGCGGCTCAGCTTCGCGTGCGGGCACTTCCTGAACGACGCGTGCTCGGCGCTGTGGTTCACCTacctgctgcctttcctgcaCGCCGTGCTGGGCTACGGGCACGGCGCGGCTGGCGCGCTGCTGCTCGCCGGGCAGGCGGCCGACGGGCTCTGCACGCCCCTGCTCGGCTTCGAGGCCGACCGAGCCCACGGCTGCGGCCGCTACGGGCGCAGGAAGGGCTGGCACCTGGCCG GCACCACCTGTGTCCTCGTGTCCTTTCCCTTTGTCTTTAGCCCCTGCCTGGCCTGCAGGGAGAGCACTCCACAGTGGGCAGCCTTCATCTACTACCTCCCCTTCATCGTCATCTTCCAGTTTGGCTGGGCGGCCACACAGGTGTCCCACCTGGCCCTCATCCCCGAGCTGGTGAGCAGTGACCATGGGAAGGTGGAGCTCACGGCTTTCAG GTATGCCTTCACCGTCATGGCCAACATCACTGTCTATGGCCTGACCTGGCTCCTGCTGAACTTCCAGACGGACCAGCCCGACCACATGGAGCACCTGGGCCCCCAGGACATCCCCGTGTTTCGG AACTTGGCCCTCAtcgtggtggggctgggggccgTGTTCTCCCTCATCTTCCACCTGGGCACCAAGGAGAAGCCATACCCACCAAGGGTGCGGCTCGAGCCAGAGGAGAGCACCCCGCTGCTGCACAAGGAACCCCCAGGCCCCTTGCTGCTCTGGAAGGACTGGCTGCTGGAGCCCTCCTTCTACCAG GTCGCGGTGCTTTACATGGCCACCCGCCTCATCGTCAACCTGTCCCAGACCTACATCGCCATGTACCTGACCAACTCGCTGCTGCTCTCCAAG AAGTACATTGCCACCATTCCCCTAGTGATGTACGTCAGTGGGTTCCTCTCCTCATTCCTCATGAAGCCTGTGAACAAATGGATCGGTCGGAAT ctgaCTTACTTTGTGGGCATCCTGGTGGTCCTGGCCTTCGCCTCCTGGGTGGCCCTGGCCAGGCCGGTGGGAGATGAGATCTACGGGCTGGCCGTGTTGCTCGGGGCCGGCTCAGCCACCATCCTGGTCACCTCCCTGTCCATGACTGCAGATCTCATTGGCACCAACACG CACAGCAGCGCGTTTGTCTACGGTGCCATGAGCTTCACGGACAAGATGGCCAATGGCCTGGCTGTGATGGCAATCCAGAACCTGCACCCCTGCCC gactgagctgtgctgccctgcctgtgtTGGCTTCTACCGCTGGGTGATGGTGCTGGTCACCGGCGGCATCGCCGTTGCCGCTGTTGCCACTCTCTGCTGCATCATGGTGTGGCCCATCCGGATCCGCT caggtgctgttggcctgcaggggctgagcagcgCCAGGACCCCCGAAAGCAGCACCAGGGGCGCTGAGGGAGAGAGCCGGAGCAGCACCATCAACTGA
- the LOC116435981 gene encoding GRAM domain-containing protein 2A-like: MDCGVPVEPRNATGLQSAAGLWLCRSGSQHCWDWSAFAAGLGGGWVVPHASGGRAGAHPAQPRGVPGWGCPGRSLRTRRGRPAPPAAFPQEEEEEEEEEVAAEQERRWKEWERDSSDGTGGTWLCPPAVEEQVGDPGSCCAAGMDRPHNLPPLPELSDSSLLPGKLRRGRQRVLGEKQWRSLEERGSAQLGQPKLTRSRTYESSCKETEQEATGRQGPPSPSLSKQDSSYRRAFGELAEQNVLLGCFSCAWQREVPYHGRLYVSSHHICFHSNLLLKDIKAVVPVDSITALKKTNMARLVPNAISIRTAKGEKFLFVSLRQREATYQLLRSVCKHLQDSGQSPRDSVGSEETLRKSPILKQSGLEQSTPEPNSLQESLDEPSPRSRQAEEEDDEVALLVPSSSEWVPSAGTRGLWGGPHTVLCTWATALWSRILPQLSPLNIIIIIYLLLMVALLLSSGYIGLRIVELEQQLAFVGAQPNLNLSQQYKTT, encoded by the exons ATGGATTGCGGGGTGCCCGTAGAACCGCGAAATGCCACAGGATTGCAGAGTGCCGCGGGACTGTGGCTGTGCCGCTCCGgctctcagcactgctgggactgGAGTGCATTTGCAGCTGGTTTGGGGGGCGGCTGGGTGGTCCCGCATGCCTCcgggggccgggcaggggctcaccccgcacagccccggggtgtcccgggctggggctgccccggccGCTCCCTGCGAAcccgccgcggccgcccggccccgcccgctGCCTTTcctcaggaggaggaggaggaggaagaggaggaggtggcagcgGAGCAGGAACGGCGCTGGAAGGAGTGGGAGCGGGACAGCTCCGACGGGACGGGGGGGACCTGGCTGTGCCCCCCAGCAG TGGAGGAACAGGTTGGTgaccctgggagctgctgtgccgCAGGAATGGACCGTCCCCACAACCTGCCCCCTCTCCCCGAGCTGTCGGACTCATCCCTCTTGCCGGGGAAGCTGAGACGCGGCAGGCAGCGGGTCCTGGGGGAGAAGCAGTGGCGGAGCCTGGAAGAGAGGGGAAGTGCCCAGCTGGGGCAGCCCAAGCTCACCAG ATCCAGGACCTATGAGTCCTCCTGCAAGGAGACAGAGCAGGAGGCCACGGGCAGGCAGGGACCACCATCCCCTTCG CTGAGCAAGCAGGACAGCAGCTACCGCCGGGCCTTCGGGGAGCTCGCTGAGCAGAAcgtgctgctgggctgcttctCCTGTGCCTGGCAAAGAGAGGTGCCCTACCACGGCCGCCTCTACGTGTCCTCCCACCACATCTGCTTCCACTCCAACCTCTTGCTCAAGGACATCAAG GCCGTGGTCCCTGTTGACTCCATCACAGCCCTCAAAAAGACCAACATGGCACGGCTGGTGCCCAACGCAATCAGCATCCGCACAGCCAAGGGGGAGAAG tTCCTCTTCGTGTCACTGCGCCAGCGAGAGGCCACGTACCAGCTCCTGAGGTCAGTCTGCAAACACCTGCAG GACAGCGGCCAGAGCCCTCGAGACTCAGTGGGCAGTGAGGAAACCCTTAGGAAGTCTCCG ATCTTGAAGCAGTCGGGCCTGGAGCAGAGCACCCCGGAGCCCAACAGCCTCCAAGAGTCCCTGG ACGAGCCAAGCCCGAGATCAAGGCAAgcggaggaggaggatgatgaggTGGCCCTGCTGGTTCCCAGCAGCAGCGAATGGGTGCCCTCGGCAGGGACACGTGGCCTCTGGG GGGGACCCCACACGGTGCTCTGCACCTGGGCCACTGCACTTTGGTCCCGGATACTCCCCCAGCTGAGCCCTCtcaacatcatcatcatcatctatCTGCTGCT CATGGTGGCCTTGCTGCTGTCCTCGGGGTACATCGGTCTGCGCATcgtggagctggagcagcagctggcattCGTGGGGGCTCAGCCAAACCTCAACCTGTCACAGCA GTACAAGACAACGTGA
- the MFSD12 gene encoding major facilitator superfamily domain-containing protein 12 isoform X2, whose amino-acid sequence MAESPQSPAAPGPALPLRARLSFACGHFLNDACSALWFTYLLPFLHAVLGYGHGAAGALLLAGQAADGLCTPLLGFEADRAHGCGRYGRRKGWHLAGTTCVLVSFPFVFSPCLACRESTPQWAAFIYYLPFIVIFQFGWAATQVSHLALIPELVSSDHGKVELTAFRYAFTVMANITVYGLTWLLLNFQTDQPDHMEHLGPQDIPVFRNLALIVVGLGAVFSLIFHLGTKEKPYPPRVRLEPEESTPLLHKEPPGPLLLWKDWLLEPSFYQVAVLYMATRLIVNLSQTYIAMYLTNSLLLSKKYIATIPLVMYVSGFLSSFLMKPVNKWIGRNLTYFVGILVVLAFASWVALARPVGDEIYGLAVLLGAGSATILVTSLSMTADLIGTNTHSSAFVYGAMSFTDKMANGLAVMAIQNLHPCPTELCCPACVGFYRWVMVLVTGGIAVAAVATLCCIMVWPIRIRSAGAVGLQGLSSARTPESSTRGAEGESRSSTIN is encoded by the exons ATGGCGGAGTCCCCGCAGTccccggcggccccgggcccggcgctgccgctgcGGGCGCGGCTCAGCTTCGCGTGCGGGCACTTCCTGAACGACGCGTGCTCGGCGCTGTGGTTCACCTacctgctgcctttcctgcaCGCCGTGCTGGGCTACGGGCACGGCGCGGCTGGCGCGCTGCTGCTCGCCGGGCAGGCGGCCGACGGGCTCTGCACGCCCCTGCTCGGCTTCGAGGCCGACCGAGCCCACGGCTGCGGCCGCTACGGGCGCAGGAAGGGCTGGCACCTGGCCG GCACCACCTGTGTCCTCGTGTCCTTTCCCTTTGTCTTTAGCCCCTGCCTGGCCTGCAGGGAGAGCACTCCACAGTGGGCAGCCTTCATCTACTACCTCCCCTTCATCGTCATCTTCCAGTTTGGCTGGGCGGCCACACAGGTGTCCCACCTGGCCCTCATCCCCGAGCTGGTGAGCAGTGACCATGGGAAGGTGGAGCTCACGGCTTTCAG GTATGCCTTCACCGTCATGGCCAACATCACTGTCTATGGCCTGACCTGGCTCCTGCTGAACTTCCAGACGGACCAGCCCGACCACATGGAGCACCTGGGCCCCCAGGACATCCCCGTGTTTCGG AACTTGGCCCTCAtcgtggtggggctgggggccgTGTTCTCCCTCATCTTCCACCTGGGCACCAAGGAGAAGCCATACCCACCAAGGGTGCGGCTCGAGCCAGAGGAGAGCACCCCGCTGCTGCACAAGGAACCCCCAGGCCCCTTGCTGCTCTGGAAGGACTGGCTGCTGGAGCCCTCCTTCTACCAG GTCGCGGTGCTTTACATGGCCACCCGCCTCATCGTCAACCTGTCCCAGACCTACATCGCCATGTACCTGACCAACTCGCTGCTGCTCTCCAAG AAGTACATTGCCACCATTCCCCTAGTGATGTACGTCAGTGGGTTCCTCTCCTCATTCCTCATGAAGCCTGTGAACAAATGGATCGGTCGGAAT ctgaCTTACTTTGTGGGCATCCTGGTGGTCCTGGCCTTCGCCTCCTGGGTGGCCCTGGCCAGGCCGGTGGGAGATGAGATCTACGGGCTGGCCGTGTTGCTCGGGGCCGGCTCAGCCACCATCCTGGTCACCTCCCTGTCCATGACTGCAGATCTCATTGGCACCAACACG CACAGCAGCGCGTTTGTCTACGGTGCCATGAGCTTCACGGACAAGATGGCCAATGGCCTGGCTGTGATGGCAATCCAGAACCTGCACCCCTGCCC gactgagctgtgctgccctgcctgtgtTGGCTTCTACCGCTGGGTGATGGTGCTGGTCACCGGCGGCATCGCCGTTGCCGCTGTTGCCACTCTCTGCTGCATCATGGTGTGGCCCATCCGGATCCGCT cagcaggtgctgttggcctgcaggggctgagcagcgCCAGGACCCCCGAAAGCAGCACCAGGGGCGCTGAGGGAGAGAGCCGGAGCAGCACCATCAACTGA